A DNA window from Gammaproteobacteria bacterium contains the following coding sequences:
- a CDS encoding TIGR02647 family protein has translation MSYTEDNIAELDLLMRFDFSNLQAGIKIHKTADPVAIAAAHRLFEKGIIDQDDGGYLTSPGIQAAEHAQALFTLLSA, from the coding sequence ATGTCTTATACAGAGGACAATATAGCTGAGTTAGATCTGCTGATGCGGTTTGATTTTTCTAATCTACAGGCGGGTATCAAGATTCATAAAACGGCAGACCCTGTTGCGATAGCGGCAGCTCATCGCTTGTTTGAAAAAGGGATTATTGATCAGGATGATGGGGGTTATCTTACCAGTCCTGGTATTCAGGCGGCGGAGCATGCTCAGGCACTTTTTACTCTGCTTAGTGCCTAG
- a CDS encoding TauD/TfdA family dioxygenase: MELQHKCNAVPSPFSLDDEALYERWRDQKLEAYPKSLGDLLVEINDPRTLTDSEHAALLQCCRKTNMALYVSNTGTDPDPEIPLAMGRRFGLKNLNKNWLADESGLTSLTVKDEGIRHHYIPFSNRAINWHTDGYYNTSSRQIYSLNLHVIQQAATGGENALMDPEIAYILLREKNPDYIHALMSPNTMAIPARIDEGGTVARAEESGPVFSIMPSGDLHMRYTIRVNNVMWADDNLSQRALSYLEYILNSNSPYIFRGRLESGMGLISNNVLHDRAAFTDDEDYKRYYYRARYFDRLAGTSFSE, from the coding sequence ATGGAGCTACAACATAAGTGCAATGCAGTACCCAGTCCTTTTAGTCTCGATGATGAGGCGTTGTATGAACGCTGGCGTGATCAAAAGCTGGAGGCTTATCCCAAGAGCCTGGGTGATCTGTTGGTTGAGATCAATGATCCCCGTACATTGACTGATAGTGAGCATGCCGCATTATTACAGTGCTGTCGTAAGACGAATATGGCGTTGTATGTGAGTAATACGGGCACAGATCCTGATCCTGAGATTCCTCTGGCAATGGGCCGTCGCTTTGGCCTTAAGAACCTTAATAAAAACTGGTTGGCGGATGAAAGTGGTCTGACTTCATTAACGGTGAAGGATGAGGGTATCCGTCATCATTATATTCCTTTTAGTAATCGTGCGATTAACTGGCATACGGATGGCTATTACAATACCTCTAGCAGGCAGATTTATTCCCTGAACCTGCATGTGATACAGCAGGCCGCTACCGGGGGTGAAAATGCGCTGATGGATCCTGAAATAGCCTATATCCTGCTGCGTGAAAAAAACCCGGATTATATTCATGCCCTGATGAGCCCTAATACCATGGCTATTCCGGCACGTATTGATGAGGGGGGTACGGTGGCTCGTGCGGAAGAGTCTGGCCCAGTCTTTAGTATTATGCCATCGGGGGATCTGCACATGCGTTATACCATACGTGTTAATAATGTTATGTGGGCGGATGACAATCTGAGTCAGAGGGCGCTGTCCTATCTTGAATATATACTTAATAGTAACTCTCCTTATATCTTTCGTGGCCGTCTTGAGTCAGGTATGGGCTTGATAAGTAATAATGTTTTACATGATCGCGCCGCCTTTACCGATGATGAGGACTATAAACGATACTATTATCGTGCGCGTTATTTTGATCGCCTGGCAGGGACAAGTTTTTCCGAATAA
- a CDS encoding inositol monophosphatase family protein, which translates to MNYDLDLLKEIVIRAAREELLPHFADVQRNLKADGSFVTAVDLAMQARITDELKQHYPNTAMLGEEMSADEQQALLENSESLWCLDPLDGTSNFAVGIPYYSVSLGLIEKGVPTLGIIYDPTRDECFVAARGQGAFINGRPLQVGTVDLPMSKCTALVDYKRLSPELAFNLVSLRPFSSQRSFGSIALDWCWLAASRVHLYLHGEQRLWDYVAGHLIFSEAGGHSSTLAGEPVYARTLTPRSSVAALDKPSFDQWYNWLIDNAGKRNNK; encoded by the coding sequence ATGAACTATGACCTTGATCTGTTAAAAGAGATTGTGATCCGTGCAGCGCGTGAGGAATTATTGCCGCATTTTGCTGATGTACAACGTAATCTGAAGGCGGATGGTAGTTTTGTCACAGCGGTAGATCTGGCAATGCAGGCACGCATTACTGATGAGCTCAAACAACATTATCCAAACACAGCGATGCTGGGTGAAGAGATGTCAGCGGATGAGCAGCAGGCTCTATTAGAGAACAGTGAATCACTCTGGTGTCTTGATCCTCTGGATGGCACCAGTAATTTTGCTGTCGGCATCCCTTATTATTCGGTCTCACTCGGGCTGATTGAGAAGGGCGTGCCAACCCTGGGTATCATCTATGATCCAACCCGTGATGAGTGTTTTGTGGCGGCTCGGGGGCAGGGTGCCTTTATCAATGGCCGGCCACTCCAGGTCGGGACGGTCGATCTCCCTATGTCAAAGTGTACGGCGCTGGTCGATTACAAACGGTTATCTCCAGAGCTGGCCTTTAATCTGGTGAGTCTGCGGCCTTTTTCCTCACAGCGTAGTTTCGGTTCAATAGCACTGGATTGGTGTTGGTTGGCGGCGAGTCGTGTTCATCTCTATTTACATGGTGAGCAAAGGCTGTGGGATTATGTCGCCGGCCATCTTATCTTTAGCGAGGCAGGGGGGCATTCCTCTACGCTGGCGGGTGAGCCGGTCTATGCCAGGACACTGACACCGCGTTCTTCCGTTGCGGCACTCGATAAACCGAGCTTTGATCAGTGGTATAATTGGCTGATTGATAATGCTGGAAAGAGAAACAATAAATGA
- a CDS encoding HIT family protein, whose translation MTECIFCDPVDEKNVIQNDLCYARWSNYEVSKGHMLVVPFRHLAGYFEATDEEKAAIWALVDEGKGLIDQLHHPDGYNVGINIGEAAGQTIMHLHVHIMPRYKGDMEDPRGGVRGVIPEKQKYHKGS comes from the coding sequence ATGACAGAATGTATCTTTTGTGACCCTGTTGATGAAAAAAATGTCATACAGAATGATCTTTGTTACGCGCGTTGGTCCAATTATGAGGTGAGTAAGGGGCATATGCTGGTAGTGCCCTTTCGCCATTTGGCGGGTTATTTTGAAGCAACGGATGAAGAGAAGGCGGCGATCTGGGCACTGGTAGATGAGGGTAAGGGACTAATTGATCAGTTGCATCATCCGGATGGTTATAATGTGGGGATTAATATCGGTGAGGCGGCAGGTCAAACCATTATGCACCTGCATGTTCATATTATGCCGCGCTATAAGGGTGATATGGAAGATCCGCGTGGTGGTGTGCGTGGTGTGATTCCAGAGAAGCAAAAATATCACAAGGGCAGTTAA
- a CDS encoding DUF302 domain-containing protein, translated as MRRYFLVLSILLGLFSLSAQAAEDGLITKKSAYTVAETLNRLERALKKKGITVAMRWNHAAKANAVDIPVQPMEILIFGNPKMGSHLFTSNPTAGIDLPMKALAWQDDKGHVYLSYNDPAYIAKRHHIKDRKNIFKKMSKALNKLSNMATGRH; from the coding sequence ATGCGACGTTATTTTTTAGTATTATCTATATTGCTAGGTTTATTTTCTCTTTCAGCACAGGCGGCTGAGGATGGCTTAATTACCAAAAAGAGCGCATATACTGTTGCTGAAACCTTGAATCGTCTGGAAAGGGCATTAAAGAAAAAAGGGATTACGGTGGCGATGCGTTGGAATCATGCGGCAAAAGCGAATGCTGTTGATATTCCTGTTCAACCTATGGAGATCCTGATCTTCGGTAATCCAAAAATGGGCAGTCATCTATTCACCTCAAACCCGACCGCAGGTATTGATCTGCCAATGAAGGCGCTTGCCTGGCAGGATGACAAAGGGCATGTCTATTTAAGCTACAATGATCCAGCTTATATTGCAAAACGTCATCACATAAAGGATCGTAAAAACATCTTTAAGAAGATGTCGAAGGCATTAAACAAGCTGAGCAACATGGCAACGGGGAGGCATTGA
- a CDS encoding MTH1187 family thiamine-binding protein: MKATAELQVLPVGDGVSVRKQILRVVELLEGYDFIIETHASGTNIEGELTDILAAVERVHEILHEEGSIRLVSYLKMETRTDKPPTLAGKKL; encoded by the coding sequence ATGAAAGCAACAGCAGAATTACAGGTGCTTCCTGTGGGTGATGGTGTCTCTGTTCGGAAACAGATCCTTCGTGTCGTCGAGTTGCTTGAGGGCTATGATTTTATTATTGAGACACATGCCTCGGGTACTAATATTGAAGGTGAGTTAACGGATATCCTCGCTGCGGTTGAGCGGGTGCATGAAATTCTGCATGAGGAAGGTAGTATACGTTTGGTGAGTTATTTAAAAATGGAAACCCGTACGGATAAACCCCCGACCCTGGCGGGTAAGAAATTATAA
- a CDS encoding YajQ family cyclic di-GMP-binding protein yields the protein MPSFDVVSEVDEHELTNAVDQINREVTTRFDFKGSDAKVEMKDKVMSFDASSSFQLQQMRDIMANKFAKRGIDNRCLDRGLVEERGMRAYQTITVKQGLNQEDAKKVVKAIKGSKIKVQAAIQGDQVRVTGKKRDDLQAVMTLLKSDIDLPLQFNNFRD from the coding sequence ATGCCTTCATTTGATGTGGTATCAGAAGTGGATGAACATGAATTAACGAATGCGGTTGATCAAATCAATCGTGAGGTGACAACGCGTTTTGATTTTAAAGGCAGTGATGCTAAGGTCGAGATGAAAGACAAGGTGATGAGCTTTGATGCCAGTAGTAGTTTTCAGTTGCAGCAGATGCGTGACATTATGGCGAATAAGTTTGCCAAGCGTGGAATTGATAATCGTTGTTTGGATCGTGGTTTGGTTGAAGAGCGTGGTATGCGTGCTTATCAAACGATTACTGTAAAACAGGGGCTTAATCAGGAAGATGCCAAAAAAGTAGTGAAGGCGATTAAGGGATCAAAGATCAAGGTGCAGGCAGCCATTCAGGGTGATCAGGTGCGAGTAACGGGTAAGAAGCGTGATGATCTGCAAGCGGTAATGACGCTGTTAAAATCGGATATTGATCTTCCCTTGCAGTTTAATAACTTTCGGGATTAG
- a CDS encoding M48 family metallopeptidase — translation MSFDDIDIEVTRKNIKNLYLRVSSPDGLVRISAPRRMRLDNIHRFVASRRDWIKKQQDKVRLQARETTRAYVNDEIHYFSGQPYSLKLIEHRARPRVEVSEQTLSLYIRPDTATEKRCAILDAWYRQYLTKIISVIISRYESDMGVKVSVFGVRKMKTRWGSCNTRVRRIWLNLELAKRSAQCLEYVVVHEMVHLLEPSHNKRFYALMDRFMPDWKVYKAELKMPNKFEAGIALI, via the coding sequence ATGTCATTTGATGATATTGATATCGAAGTCACCCGTAAAAACATCAAGAATCTCTATCTCCGTGTCTCATCACCCGATGGTCTGGTACGAATATCTGCACCCAGGCGTATGCGTCTGGATAATATTCATCGCTTTGTTGCATCAAGGCGAGATTGGATAAAGAAACAGCAGGATAAGGTTCGTTTACAAGCGCGGGAGACAACCAGGGCGTATGTGAATGATGAAATACATTACTTTAGCGGTCAGCCTTATTCTCTAAAGCTTATTGAACATCGCGCGCGTCCCAGGGTTGAGGTTTCTGAACAAACCCTGTCTCTTTATATCCGACCGGATACAGCAACAGAAAAACGCTGTGCGATACTGGATGCCTGGTACAGACAATATTTAACAAAAATAATTTCGGTTATTATTTCAAGATATGAAAGTGATATGGGGGTTAAGGTCTCTGTGTTCGGTGTCAGAAAAATGAAGACCCGCTGGGGCAGTTGTAATACACGAGTGCGGCGTATCTGGTTGAATCTGGAGTTGGCAAAGCGCTCAGCACAGTGTTTGGAATATGTTGTCGTGCATGAGATGGTGCATCTGTTAGAGCCATCTCATAACAAACGCTTTTATGCCTTGATGGATCGCTTCATGCCCGACTGGAAGGTTTATAAGGCAGAGCTGAAAATGCCTAATAAGTTCGAGGCAGGAATTGCCCTTATCTAA
- a CDS encoding spore maturation protein — protein sequence MQQLTTLIIPLLILFIVSHGVLHKVRVYEEFVDGAKEGFSTAVRIIPYLVAMLFAIAMFRASGAMEWIIGIIAPLFNFIGIPPETLPMAIIRPMTGSGSVGVLAELIQTYGEDSIIVKIAATLFGSTETTLYVLAVYFGAVNVRKTRYALQAGLIADAVGFIAAVIVCYWYF from the coding sequence ATGCAACAACTCACCACACTTATTATTCCCTTGTTAATTTTATTTATCGTCAGCCATGGCGTGTTACACAAGGTACGCGTGTATGAGGAATTTGTTGATGGTGCCAAAGAAGGATTCAGCACTGCCGTGCGTATCATCCCCTATCTGGTCGCAATGCTGTTTGCTATTGCCATGTTTCGTGCCAGTGGTGCGATGGAATGGATAATCGGAATCATCGCCCCCTTGTTTAATTTTATTGGCATCCCGCCCGAGACCCTGCCGATGGCGATCATCCGACCGATGACCGGCAGTGGTTCTGTTGGCGTACTGGCAGAATTAATTCAGACCTATGGTGAAGACTCGATCATCGTCAAGATCGCCGCCACCCTGTTTGGCTCTACCGAGACCACACTCTATGTACTCGCGGTTTATTTTGGTGCCGTTAATGTACGCAAGACCCGCTATGCACTACAGGCCGGACTAATTGCTGATGCCGTTGGCTTTATTGCCGCAGTTATTGTTTGTTACTGGTATTTTTAG
- a CDS encoding nucleoside recognition protein, whose product MADFAVKLAIGLAGIMALWLGLMQIAEKSGLILILVRRVRPLLHWLFPDIPKDHPALGSISLNLTANILGLGNAATPLGIKAMQQLQELNDKKDRASHSMCMFLALNTSSVQLLPPVTLIALMGTQVSELMVPIILATTASTAAAIITAKAYARWGSK is encoded by the coding sequence ATGGCAGATTTTGCAGTTAAACTCGCCATCGGTCTGGCCGGTATCATGGCACTATGGCTAGGCTTAATGCAGATCGCAGAAAAGAGTGGCTTGATTCTTATTCTAGTTCGAAGAGTGCGACCTCTATTGCACTGGTTATTCCCCGATATCCCCAAAGATCATCCCGCACTCGGTAGCATTAGTCTCAACCTCACTGCCAATATCCTCGGTCTAGGCAATGCCGCCACCCCATTAGGCATCAAGGCCATGCAACAACTACAGGAACTGAATGATAAAAAGGATCGCGCCAGCCATAGCATGTGTATGTTTCTGGCACTCAACACCTCCAGCGTACAACTGCTCCCACCGGTTACACTGATTGCACTGATGGGAACTCAGGTGAGTGAACTGATGGTTCCGATCATCCTAGCCACTACCGCATCCACTGCCGCAGCGATTATTACCGCCAAGGCATACGCCCGTTGGGGCAGTAAATAA
- a CDS encoding TRAP transporter large permease subunit, with protein sequence MIEELMPLWMFLCVCLVLLAGYPVALTLAGTALWFSLLGLAMDLFDPAFLLAMPNRLFGIMTNQTLIAVPLFVFMGVTLERSRVAENLLDSMAALFGRMRGGLGISVTIVGMLLAASTGIVGATVVTMGLLSMPTMLRHGYNPSLAAGTICASGTLGQIIPPSIILVLLGDVLSSAYQQAQLDMGIFSPETLSVGDLFAGALIPGLLLVALYLIYLVAVAYIKPDYMPDHKQELSTHDSPLWQQISQALLPPLLLILAVLGSILTGMATPTEAAAVGAIGALLIALSRKQLSYNTLTDIMRTTTRVTSMVFLILIGASVFSLVFRGFGGDELVADLLTDLPGGVFGAMFIVMLIMFLLGFVLDFIEITFVVVPIVGPVLLSMGIDPVWLGIMIAINLQTSFLTPPFGFALFYLRGVIPPEVSTQQIYKGVIPFIMIQLSMLAMLSFWPILATWLPKVIYP encoded by the coding sequence ATGATCGAAGAGCTTATGCCGCTATGGATGTTCCTCTGCGTCTGTCTGGTACTTCTGGCAGGCTACCCCGTTGCCCTGACCCTTGCCGGTACCGCGCTCTGGTTCTCGCTGTTAGGTCTGGCTATGGATCTATTCGACCCGGCATTCCTGCTCGCCATGCCCAACCGATTGTTTGGCATTATGACCAATCAGACCTTGATTGCTGTTCCCTTATTTGTCTTTATGGGTGTCACACTAGAACGCTCTCGTGTTGCAGAAAACCTGTTAGATTCTATGGCGGCTCTATTTGGGCGCATGCGTGGCGGGCTGGGTATCTCGGTCACCATCGTCGGTATGTTACTAGCCGCAAGCACCGGCATTGTTGGTGCAACCGTGGTGACCATGGGGCTGTTATCCATGCCCACCATGTTACGTCATGGCTATAACCCCAGTCTGGCAGCAGGGACAATCTGCGCCTCCGGTACCCTGGGTCAGATTATTCCGCCCTCTATTATTCTGGTATTACTCGGTGATGTCTTGTCATCGGCCTATCAACAGGCACAACTGGATATGGGGATCTTCTCACCCGAGACCCTGTCTGTCGGTGACTTGTTTGCCGGTGCCTTGATCCCCGGTCTATTACTGGTCGCACTGTATCTGATTTATCTGGTTGCCGTTGCCTACATCAAACCCGACTATATGCCGGATCATAAACAGGAACTTAGTACCCATGACTCGCCCCTGTGGCAACAGATTAGTCAGGCGTTACTACCACCCCTGTTATTAATCCTTGCCGTACTCGGCTCTATCCTCACCGGCATGGCGACACCCACCGAGGCAGCAGCAGTTGGTGCCATCGGCGCACTGCTCATTGCCCTGTCACGCAAACAACTCAGCTACAATACCCTCACTGATATCATGCGAACAACCACCCGCGTGACCAGCATGGTGTTCCTCATCCTGATTGGTGCCTCGGTATTCTCGCTGGTGTTTCGTGGTTTTGGTGGCGATGAACTGGTCGCTGATCTACTCACTGATCTACCCGGTGGTGTATTCGGCGCCATGTTTATTGTTATGCTGATTATGTTTCTACTCGGCTTCGTGCTCGACTTTATCGAGATCACCTTTGTTGTCGTACCCATCGTCGGCCCGGTATTACTCAGCATGGGCATTGACCCGGTCTGGCTCGGCATCATGATTGCCATCAACCTGCAAACCTCTTTTCTCACACCGCCCTTTGGCTTTGCCCTGTTTTATCTGCGCGGCGTGATTCCTCCTGAGGTTAGTACCCAGCAGATTTATAAAGGAGTCATCCCCTTTATCATGATACAGTTGAGCATGTTGGCAATGTTATCCTTCTGGCCAATCCTTGCCACCTGGCTACCCAAAGTGATCTATCCATAG
- a CDS encoding TRAP transporter small permease subunit: MVIVTVTVVILRYAFNIGWIAMQESVTYLHASLFLLAAAYTLKHDEHVRVDVFYAPWPAHKKAWVNLLGTLFLLFPVCGFILWSSLGYVIDSWSLYEGSREAGGLPGVFLLKTAIPVMAVLMIIQGTAQALRAIVTITEHRSHIEAKSRHS, from the coding sequence ATGGTAATTGTCACCGTGACGGTCGTAATCCTGCGTTATGCCTTTAATATCGGCTGGATTGCGATGCAGGAATCCGTTACTTATTTACACGCCAGTCTATTTCTACTAGCGGCGGCCTATACCCTGAAGCACGATGAGCATGTTCGAGTTGATGTGTTTTATGCCCCCTGGCCTGCTCACAAAAAGGCCTGGGTCAATCTGCTCGGCACCCTGTTTTTATTATTTCCAGTCTGTGGCTTCATCTTATGGAGTAGCCTGGGTTATGTCATAGACTCCTGGTCTTTATATGAAGGCTCGCGTGAAGCGGGTGGTCTACCCGGTGTCTTTCTGCTCAAGACGGCGATCCCGGTCATGGCGGTCTTGATGATTATTCAAGGCACCGCCCAGGCCCTACGGGCGATTGTCACCATTACAGAACATCGTTCCCATATCGAAGCAAAGAGTCGCCACTCATGA
- a CDS encoding homoserine kinase, translating into MSVYTTINQDELIEFLDTYPAGELVEYTGISDGIENTNYFVSTNSDRYVLTLFEEHSAEEMPYFLDLMAHLAEHGVPSAHPIADNAGQYLRELKRKPAALVQRLRGASVTHANTEQCAALGAALGHLHTVGQSFVPQRDNPRGAAWWSSTCTRLLPKLDTADAELIQHEIEAQSQHNFTSLPHGVIHADLFRDNALWEGDHLTGIIDFYYACSGTLLYDLAITVNDWCTQDNGSLDTQRSQAMLHAYAQQRTFLNEENAAWPMLLRAAALRFWLSRLQDYHFPREGEMTHTKDPQVYKNILLGHIQQPTNLA; encoded by the coding sequence ATGTCTGTTTATACCACCATCAACCAAGATGAATTAATTGAATTCCTGGATACCTATCCCGCTGGAGAACTGGTGGAATACACCGGTATTAGTGATGGTATCGAGAATACTAATTATTTTGTCAGCACCAATAGCGACCGCTATGTCCTCACCCTGTTCGAGGAACATAGTGCCGAGGAGATGCCCTATTTTCTGGATCTGATGGCACATCTGGCAGAGCATGGTGTGCCCAGTGCTCACCCTATCGCCGATAATGCCGGCCAATATCTGCGTGAACTCAAGAGAAAACCAGCGGCTCTGGTTCAACGTCTACGCGGTGCCAGCGTTACCCATGCCAACACCGAACAATGCGCAGCTCTTGGCGCAGCACTCGGCCACCTGCATACGGTTGGACAATCATTTGTTCCACAACGTGATAACCCGCGTGGCGCGGCATGGTGGTCAAGCACCTGCACACGCCTGTTACCCAAACTGGATACCGCCGATGCCGAACTGATTCAGCATGAGATAGAAGCGCAGTCCCAACATAATTTTACCTCACTGCCACATGGGGTCATTCATGCCGATCTTTTTCGTGATAATGCCCTATGGGAAGGTGATCACCTGACGGGCATTATTGATTTTTACTATGCCTGTAGTGGCACCCTGTTATATGACCTTGCCATAACGGTGAATGACTGGTGTACCCAGGATAATGGATCTCTAGATACTCAACGCAGTCAGGCAATGTTACATGCCTATGCTCAACAGCGCACCTTCCTTAATGAAGAAAATGCAGCATGGCCGATGCTACTGCGCGCAGCCGCCTTACGTTTCTGGTTGTCCCGTCTACAGGACTATCACTTTCCACGCGAAGGCGAGATGACCCACACCAAAGACCCTCAGGTCTATAAAAATATTCTGCTGGGTCATATTCAGCAACCCACTAATCTAGCATAA
- a CDS encoding DUF2782 domain-containing protein — protein MMRNRLLITALLLNPLPLIADVVMSPEPAIPPPMLTEEEASAINPEVTIIRKKEQLIEEYRINGQIYMIKITPNKGYPYYLVDSNGDGNLDARRNDLDPELMIPKWIIFSW, from the coding sequence ATTATGCGCAACAGACTCCTGATCACAGCTTTACTCCTCAATCCCTTACCACTTATCGCAGATGTGGTTATGAGCCCGGAACCTGCCATTCCACCCCCCATGCTCACAGAGGAAGAGGCTAGTGCGATTAACCCCGAGGTGACCATTATTCGTAAAAAGGAACAGCTCATCGAGGAGTACCGTATTAATGGTCAGATCTACATGATCAAGATCACACCAAATAAGGGCTACCCTTATTACCTGGTCGATAGTAACGGTGATGGTAACCTGGATGCAAGACGCAATGATCTGGATCCCGAGCTCATGATTCCAAAGTGGATTATCTTTAGCTGGTAG
- a CDS encoding TIGR00730 family Rossman fold protein, which translates to MHTLEPINDSTLSRESWKIFQIMAEFVEGFERLSQIKPSVSIFGSARTPKDHPYYKLAEEIAELISNSGFSVVSGGGPGIMEAANKGAYQGKSASIGLNIQIPKEQSSNPYQDVSLNFRHFFSRKVMFVKYASAYVVLPGGFGTLDEFAEILTLIQTNKSRRIPIILVHSPFWEGLINWFKNTLVTEGTISAKDLDLIQIIDDPQEIVDAIFKHYEQRDFEPSTREQEILLEL; encoded by the coding sequence ATGCATACCCTGGAGCCTATCAATGACAGCACTCTGTCACGGGAATCCTGGAAAATATTCCAGATTATGGCGGAGTTTGTTGAGGGCTTTGAACGCTTGTCACAGATCAAGCCCTCGGTCAGCATCTTTGGTTCCGCCCGCACCCCGAAGGATCACCCCTATTACAAACTCGCCGAGGAGATCGCCGAACTCATCTCCAACTCGGGTTTCTCGGTGGTCAGTGGTGGTGGGCCGGGCATCATGGAGGCCGCCAACAAGGGTGCCTATCAAGGCAAGTCAGCCAGCATCGGTCTAAACATCCAGATCCCGAAGGAACAGAGCAGCAACCCTTATCAGGATGTCTCGCTGAATTTCCGTCACTTCTTTTCACGCAAGGTCATGTTTGTAAAATACGCCTCTGCCTATGTTGTACTACCCGGTGGCTTTGGTACCCTCGATGAATTTGCCGAGATACTGACCCTGATTCAGACCAACAAAAGCCGTCGTATTCCAATTATTCTAGTACATTCACCCTTCTGGGAAGGGCTGATCAACTGGTTTAAGAATACCCTGGTAACCGAGGGCACGATCTCAGCCAAGGATCTGGATCTCATCCAGATTATTGATGACCCACAAGAGATTGTGGATGCCATCTTCAAACATTACGAACAACGTGACTTCGAGCCATCGACCCGTGAGCAGGAAATCCTGCTGGAATTATAA
- a CDS encoding HNH nuclease family protein: MANDKTSSSKLDQMVADSHQHRDERNKGYREKAMGMYPWVCGRCSREFTRANARELTVHHRDHNHSNNPEDGSNWELLCLYCHDNEHSRMLDHQASGDRNLGEKKITGATQNPFADLANLLNKKENE; this comes from the coding sequence ATGGCAAACGACAAGACAAGCTCAAGCAAACTCGATCAGATGGTGGCGGATAGTCACCAGCACCGTGATGAACGCAACAAGGGCTACCGTGAAAAGGCGATGGGAATGTATCCCTGGGTCTGTGGTCGCTGTTCGCGCGAGTTCACTCGCGCCAATGCACGCGAACTGACTGTGCATCATCGTGACCATAACCACTCCAACAATCCGGAGGATGGTAGTAACTGGGAGCTTTTGTGCCTCTATTGCCATGACAATGAACACTCCCGCATGCTCGATCATCAGGCCTCCGGGGATAGGAATCTGGGCGAGAAAAAAATCACTGGTGCCACTCAAAATCCGTTTGCAGATCTCGCCAACCTGCTCAACAAGAAAGAGAATGAATAA
- a CDS encoding PEP-CTERM sorting domain-containing protein (PEP-CTERM proteins occur, often in large numbers, in the proteomes of bacteria that also encode an exosortase, a predicted intramembrane cysteine proteinase. The presence of a PEP-CTERM domain at a protein's C-terminus predicts cleavage within the sorting domain, followed by covalent anchoring to some some component of the (usually Gram-negative) cell surface. Many PEP-CTERM proteins exhibit an unusual sequence composition that includes large numbers of potential glycosylation sites. Expression of one such protein has been shown restore the ability of a bacterium to form floc, a type of biofilm.), with protein sequence MTPFNLDIISFNDIAPVPVPSAVWLFVLGLLGLLTYMRRAPSAS encoded by the coding sequence ATGACACCGTTTAACCTGGATATAATCAGCTTCAATGATATTGCGCCTGTACCTGTCCCGTCTGCTGTATGGTTATTTGTCTTAGGGCTATTGGGCTTATTAACATATATGCGGCGCGCACCCTCTGCGTCGTGA